ATAACAGGATGCATCACGCCGGGTCAGTAATGTGGAATGCgaaaatttaatgtaaagTTACAAAACGGTAAGGTGCGTATTAATGTTCTAATTTAACTGAAAGGTGAAGTAGTAATTTGCATACTGCGAGGATCCTTTCGTcttaccttttttcttcttctgaaaGATATTCAGCAGGGCATTCTCGGTCGCTTGTTGATTCTTCTTCGATGTCGTTTGCGTGCAGTAGCTTCGCCGTTGAGCCCAAGGCTCcatgtttcttcttttccggTTGTCATTGTACCAGCTAGTGACAACGACCGCACTAACATGCAGTTGCTAATTGTAAAGAATGCAGAATAATTGacgtgaagaaaaacaatcgcattgctcaaaaattacttttaattttatttaaaaatactccACACTCTCGACGGTACTCTCGGTAAGCGGTCCCGGCAGGACTAAGctccggaagtgcgtttaatCCTTCAATGCTTTGTTTGATTTCTAGCAGTAAAAAGTCCAACAATCGAAGTGCAATTGCTCGGATCGGTTCGAGCGGCGGAGTTGCTGCGAATGCGACCGTTTTCATGTGGTGAATGTTACGCTCTACGAACAGTACCGTCAGGCAGACGGCTAGGTTGTGGCTGAGCAGATCGTCCGCAACGAAAAACAACTGTTCGTCCAGATGATGATCGGCCAGAAAGCGATACTTTTCGCGCGGCAAGCGTAAACAGCGCAATTCCGGATCGTGCTTGATGAAAGCATTAATCGTACCGATCGTAAGCTCCACGAAGTCGTCCGGATTTGAGGGAATGAAAAATCCATATTCGAGCAACAATttggtgttgttgtgtgtACCGTAGCTTATGAAAATTTGTCTACCGGGTCGGTATGGCATGTCGGTGTGAAGTTTGTAGCATAACTCTAGCGGCTTTTCGTTTAGTAATCGATCGCGTATTTGTGCGATCGATAGTGATAGTTCGCTGTTCGTTTTCGTACCACTTTGATGGTTGAAAAAGTCCAGAAACGGTGCCAGTGCCATGGAAGGTTCATCTgctaggaaattttcaaacagcGATCCGGACGGTAGAAAGCTGTTGATCATTTTAACTGCCATAGGATCGAGGAAAACGCTGCGTGTGTTTATAACAAAATAAGcccatttaaatttttccatcTCTACAGTTAGCTTCCATTCGGGCCGTAGGACGGATTGAATTCTCTCCAAACCGCTTTTTATCTGACCATTTTGCTCCACCATTCTTTGTAGCAATACTTCTGATAGATGGACCAATTCTTGCTTTGTACAAAAGTAAGGATTcgtgaagttggttggaagtGATTGAAGATAGGCGTCCCAACGAGAGCACTTTGTTACacacaaataaaatgcaaGCAAAGACTGAAAGGGAAGCTTTTCCAGGGATAGAGCACTCTCTTGAATAGCTGTTTCATCGAACATGTTGCGGAAATCATCATCTTGTTCGAGAACATTTAGGCCAATCATGGCATCGTACGGCAGCTCTATGAGGCAGTCTCCGTTTTCTAGTGCCTTCCGTGAGTACAATCCTTTGCCCGTGTTTTCAAAGCTGGCTATTCTTAGTACCGTTTCATTCCTCCATCCCAATCGTTTTAGCCACCGAAACAGTGCTATATGGTCCACACATTCTTTGGGATGTTTTGCGCCTTTTCTTCCTGCGCTGCGTATCGAGGTCATTCCGTCAGCTGTCATTGCGTCTGGCGTTATGTAAGCCGGCAGCTGTTTGCATCCACACGGACGTAATATTTGGCCTTGACCCTGAGGCAGTTTTTGAAGCTCTTTTTTCGCGTTCCTTCTGATAAGAGCGTGGTTTTGGCTGCTTATCTGTTTTATCGGGTACGTGCAGTGTTGGTGGCGATGGTTGGCAGAGAGCGAAAAGATGAATCACGGCTGAAATTGTACACAGATCAACTATCAGTCACAGGTGGGAAGGTTTGGAAGAgggaatttaatttacaaatcaTTGCACATCCCGTATCGATTCACTCTCTACCAGCCACCGCCAGCCTCCCGGACACACTATCATGCGCGACTTGGAGCAGCACGGGATTACGCACTACGCGAGAGTACCGTGGACAGGTGGTTCCCTGAACGCCTGCTTCAAGCAGGTTGGAATAAAACGTACGTGAACAGATAAAATCGTACCACACTTACCCGTGAGTGAAGCCGGCAATAGTTTTCACACAGCggatgatgatttttaaaCGAAAGTCGTACACCTTCCAACAGGCTGCGGTTCAAATGGGGAGCTTGTTTTGATACGACTTGCAGCAGCGCGGCCATTTTTCAGCTGACGTTTCGCACTGACAGCATAATTTGCAAACATCGCTCGCGAGAGCTGCTTTGACAGGAAAACGATAAGTGTCAACACGAGAACTGGCagaattgtttgtgtttgaaaatgtTACTAGAAAATCAGTAAAAATTGCCTCACGTAAGTACATTGGCGCCACTAATAGTTAATCTAGTAATTTGTTTTAGAGTCAAAAATACATCGAACGTTGTTTAATCATAATTTTTAAGGTTTATTATTTGAAGCATTCGCGGTGTATGaaataattgcaaaacaaaatcacatcGTTATCTCGTCCATTTTCACAACACATATTACACAACGTCTTTCTTATGCACTAACCATCAGCAAACAGTTCCTTCAGGCGTCTTGGCATCGGTACACCGTACAGCTCATAAAGCAACGAATTGCCAACATGTTGCAGAAAGCGAACAAAGTTCTCCCAACGATGCAGCAACTCGTCACCGAGCGGAAGCATAGCCGGGGGGTTTGATATCGCATCTGCCCCATTCCGACTAGCCTCCAGCTCCTTGGTGCGGTTTACGTACGTGTACATATAACAGGATGGTTTCCCACCGATCGTTTCAATTGCATGGAAGGTACCCGCTGGAAGTGATGCACTTTGTCCGGTATGGAGGATTTCGGAACTTTTCGGAACGTCTTCATCCAGAGATGCTTCATACCGAACAGTACCCTGCAGGACGGTCAGTGAAACATTGTACAGATCTTCTCCAACGTAGTTGCGTAACGTTAGACCGGGAAAGTCGGCAATGAACAATACATCCGAATGATTACTCCAGCCAAGAACTTCATCCGTTTTACGACGTATGAGCGTATCGCGCAGTGCGCTGAATTGATGCAGCAAGGGAAGAACCCATTCGACCGGTTCGAACGGAGACCACGGTGCTTGCAGAATGTCCACATTTGGGTTGAATATACGCTGCTGAAATCGTCCATTCATGCTGCACCAAATGTCGAAATAGATGGAAACGTTTGGATGTGCCGGTACTCCAATCGAACTCGGGCCAGTTGCTGTGGTCCATATCTTTGGCGCTTCCTGCTGAATGTTTCGTTCGATGCATCGTGCAAATTGGACGGCCATATCGGCATGTTTCGTCCAACGATCGTTATCGGTAAAAGCGAACGGTTCGACATAATGTACGCGTTCCGGGTTCTGACGATCCACGACCCGGATGCCAATCATGATGGTGTCCCAAGCGTGTACCATCATATCCCACGAGTAACCGTACAAACCATTTGTCCAATTATTGTACCCTTTGGTGAGGAAGTGCGAATAGGGTAGAAAGAGTTGCAGTGAACAGTACGCCAACATGGTCACCATTGTCCACTTACGACGATGAtggttatgttttcttttgttttcaggATGTCCTACCCGTTCCCAGCTTTCCTCTTGCGTATGTTCATTCTTTAAAGATATTTGAGCATTGTTCGCAAATAGAATGCTTCGAGGCCAGCTAAAACTGTAATAAAGAGGCAGTTGGGATAGACAGACCCACGGAAACATACCGATGTGGAAGAGCCTAGAATTCATCAGATGAAATGCACTTGCGAAAAGGGTGGCCACCCTGCGCGTAGGGCCGTATATCAGGAAAAACACAACCGTCGTATCGAAGATGCATCCAAACCAATGGACAATTAGTAGATCGGTAAGCTTTGGTCCGAGCAAAGCACGGAATGGGAAAAACACCCAATGATAGCTTAGATTAGTCATTGCATATCCAGATAGCCATTCACGGCATAGCTTTTTTAATCCGGCCACAAAGTAGAGCACAAAGAACTGAAACTTGAGAATGAAATAATTCCAAAAAGGAACCGTTTGCTCTTCGGACGCGGTTTGCAATGCATCAATGGACCTGCAATAAGGGAAAGAAGTGTTTTAGTGGAAGATTCCCCTTATGATCCTAGACTTCCACCTTACCAGCATCGGTTCGCATCGGTGAACAGGAATATTGTCCCGAGCAACCCGTACAGGTAGCTGTGATTGTTCCAGGCGCTTTTATCCAGCAGAAAAATGTACCAATACGTCCCGGTGAAGATGGCAGCGGATGTACGGAAGCGATATCCAAGCATAATGCCTAACGCACCGGCCCACATCAACCCGTAAATGATACCCATTTTCGGtagcgatggtggtggttccATCGAATGGATTAGCGGAAACCGGCAGTCGCGGGGTTCACCCCAGCGAAGATCCAAATCACCACCAGCCCGTTCCTCTGGTATGTCGATTAGCATGGCCAGTCCGAAAAGGGCCCGTGCTACCCCGAGAGCAGCCCCATCGACTCGACGGTACATGCATCGATGAACAAACGCATCGAAGGATGTAAAGCATTGTGCGTCATGTCCGGTAGCGCTGCGAAGGAGCGAGTTTAACCCGCGGAAAACACTGCCCGTTTTAGCATCTTCCGGGTGGTTGATTTTCGgtgcgtttgtttgtatttcatTTGAAGAAATACCACTCGGTCCTTCCGTTGTTGTCATTGAGAGAAGGAATCGGGCCCTGCTGTTGTTATGGCTTGTAGCGCTCACATCTCACCGTATGCTTCTACGATAAGTAGAGAAGATTTTGTACAACACAGCACTAATGATCGTATAGCTCACTTACTTAAAAGTTTTATGGATCAGAAGGTGTAGCAAAGAACTATTTCGTTAAAATTCACGTGCCCAAATGAAGGCAAGAAAGCGTACTATCCGCTCCTTTTATACTGTGTACTGTGTTTATCCCGATTCCTTTGGATGCTGGAGGACACATGCGCAATAAGAGCTATCCGTTAACCCGGAGAAACCTAACGGACAACGTGTATCAATAATGAATGTGAAGGAAAACAGCGTGTTGTGAAAACAAGCTTCAATTTATGTTAaggatatattatttttattgcattaaatatataattatttctcttaatttatctattttccttttgttttagatCTTCCACCACTGCCAATAATAACGAAACCAATCAAAGGCAATGAATCGAATCGACAAGTTATCGTCAACCGTTTTCACACCACGCACAATAGTAGAAACACTTTATAACTTCCCTTACCAAACAACACTTAAGTCACAGTTCGACCAATGCTCAACATTATTATCCGGTTCCCGGGGTACGTCatgtaattgatttttattatcttcCATGTTTACGGTCTTGCTCACCTGTTGCCCACCGATTCCGCCGGCTGTAGGAAGTAATACACATTTCCTTCATCTAATAAGCTCACCCAGATCCAGCTTCACGGTTGGCCAATATGTATTGCACAAACAGTAACAACCTTTGCCCGATGATACCCGTGCTAGCTGATTGGCTCCAATAATGATACACATTATTGTCCTGTGTTTTTCGGTTGAGGTTGAACACGATTCGATAGGATTGGTTAGACACAATTCGTCGATAGTAGGAAAGATCATGCAGAAAACATCCATCCCCCACGCCTGGGTGTGATAAGTCCATCTTTCGGAACCGATACATCCCTGTTAGCGCATTTCGGAAGAGCACTAGCGCTACCACTATTACGTCCGCTCGGATTGAATAACTCATGTCCGTGAAGGCAATAAGAGCGACCGCGTGGAAGGAGAGATgcgtcatcatcatctcaGGTGTACAGCGAAACGAGTAGAGTTAACCGCGGGACTGTTACCGCTAAGATGAGGTCGATGAAAGTAAACAACCCTCGGTGTGTCCACCTCCGCAGGTGAGCTTCAGATTGTGTTGTGTACGATTTTTGGCTGTCGTTGCTTCACCAACGACAACCGGGAATCCCGAAATGGTAGCTTGAACTCTTGTTGCGAAAGTGCCCATTGGTGCTGCAGATATATGCAAAGCGAAATTTTTTGGCTGATGAATGGTCTTATGaaattattgtaatttaaCAACAGtcaatgattaattttttttaagatcatttttaatttaaatttattgtttcaatatttttaacaaccaTTTTTACCGACACAGTGGGTTCATTATTGAAAATATCGCGCAGTTAAAtagaagatttaaaaaacacatCGTTAATCGATTGCATAAACATGTGTGAATGGTTTGTGCGAAAACACAATCGAACGCTTTTCCCGCCACTTGCTTGCTAGCGTTGAAATGTGGACTGCAGCAGCGTGTGTGATAACAAAGTAGCCCAACTTTCCCACAGCCAAGCGTTTCCACTTTAAATCACTTTCCCACAACAGTAGGCGCCACATTAGTTACACTAGATTTGGGTAACACtctctaaataaaaaaaaaaaactgcagcaCCTTCTTTACATGCTTTCTGGTAGGTATGTACATAAACAGGGACACATGTATTTCGTGCTAGTGCCGAACAATAAATAAGATTGCGTATGGAACAGACGAGAGCGAACAAACAACGGAAGCTTTTGTCCTATCTCAACCCGTTGATTGGCACATTATTGTAGTCGTACGGTCTTGcggtcatttgtttttttagtttggttTCATCACTAAACATTCAATgattccttttgttttgtagaggTATCTACCcatattgctgctgctgctgctgttgaccTTGTTCACCGTTACTAAAGAACCGGAAAAATCCACCCCGATGATTGTTCAAGTAGTAGAGAATCTCCATCTCATCCTTCGGACACTTGGGATAGTAAGCATCGCAGCTGTTTGCTCCGATTCCATAACCCAGCAGTGCTGCCCGCGAAAACTTTAACCATGGTGAGCTGTCCGGAACGGCACTGAGAATGCTGCAAAGAAGAGTAGATCACAACTGGATATAGCTCGGTGCGACAACAAAACCCGTGAGTATACTACTTACGTGGACAGTAGACCCCTGTTCACATAGCTACTAAATCCTTGCCCACTGGAACTGCGAGACATCATGCAGACCAGCTTCGGAACGCACTGTAGTTCATCATTTTCGGAAATGTTATCTAACGCTTGTCGTAACTGTCCACCAACGCCACCAAAACTACTAGCGGGTCCTTGGGGATTTGAGAACGCAGTACCGGGGGGACGTGTTGGGGCGGGTGTGAGCGAACCGAATGTACCTGGGGCAAAATTGAAGATACTTTGCAGCACTCCGAGAATACTTTGTGCGTTGGGCGGTTGTCCAAAACCTGAAGAACTGGgtatttgttgttgtggttgtggtgGGTAGAATCCTTGTTGATAAGGATTGTTGGTGTACGGTGAATCTGATGCGTAAGTTCCTGGGTATTGGTACTGGTAAGGATTGTAAGGACCAGTTCCCCCACCGGGCACTGTCTGTTGCTGGCTGTTGTAATAGTTACTGCCGGGGAATTGTGTTCCAATGCTAAACGGATACTGTTGCTTCTGTAGCTCAGGATAGTTTATCATAGTTGGATCATACTGTGCACCCTGCGGACGTGCTCCATTCGGTGTCAGATAGTTGCCTTGCAGCGGGTAAGAATATCGCTGTGATTCTCCGTAGGTAGCGTACGGAGAAAACTGACCCTGTTCCGAACCATCGCCCGCATTGTAGATCTTATCATTCGCTACATACTTGTACttgttcttctttcgtttcggTTTCTGCTGACTGTTTACCGGAGCGATCGGTGGTGGCGGTGTGATTGTATCGCCACCACTACCCGCAAACTGTATCGAGGCACCGACCGTATAGAACTGATCACTGTCACGATCGCGGTGTACAAATGGTGATCCAGCTGGTGATGAACCTCCGCTAGCTACGGATCCTGTTCCGAAGAAATTATTCTTCACGCCACCGTTAAACGGTGCGGTGTCGGGATTGTCACTGAAACGGACCCTTCCGGAACGCTTCACCTGTGGGTTGATGTGTGTGTACATGGGTGTAAACTGTTCACCGGAGGGAGGATCTCTCGCACTCGCCGAAGGTTCCCGGAACACGAACTGATCCATACCATCCGTTACGAATCTAAGCGGAAACATTGCGTTACATCACAGTCTACCAGCTGTTCCACCGATGTATTTCCTCTCGTCTGTCTAACATTTACTTACCCCGTATCCTTCCGATAGCTGATAGCACTGGCACGATCGGTTacgatcagcagcaacaaacactGCACCACCAGCGGTACCGCACGACGCATCCTACCTTCCGACTTGATCACACTAACCCACTTTCGTGCAGCCACTTCGTGACCGGATACCGATCGCATGTTGACTTCACCGTTCCCGAGCATCGACTGCGCTGGAGTCAATTCCGGTATCGGCCGCCATGTGGTAATACCGGCGCCGGAGCAAACGCTACAATTCTCCCCACCAACAAACCACCATCCAGGACAGCGATGACTTCACCGATCCACACACGACCCACACGATCGTCTTGGGGTTCTCCATACAAGCGTGGCCTCGTGTGCTGTTCgcatttcacttttcacttttGCAACCAacgaagtgttttttttttttggtttgcatttTCGGTGTGGTGGGAGAGCCCAATCTGAATTCCCACCACCATTGCACGTGCGCAACGACAACAACCGAAAtaaaggtttgtttttgttatgttgcttTTGGGGTGCTGTTTTCGCTGCTTTCCCGGCGCTTGGGTGGAAAGGGTGGATTAGCTTTTATTTATGCAATACCTACTACTAATACTTGAAGatcggggttttttgttgttgttattatctCGAACGTCCAAAGAGCGAAATGGAAATGGCTGGTTCTGTTGGTGGAAGATCGATAAGTTGTTGATATTAGGAGAggaaaaatgcatatttttattacattttctcaaagctTCAATTTTTGGGAATATTTGGTAAAAATATCAAGTTACAGTCCAAAGAATAAAGTTCCCTCCAGGCGGAAAAGCAGATTCTCAATGCTTAGACGAGTTTTTCTCAAACGAGTTTTTAGACGAGTTTTGCAAATCGGTGCCCAGTACTTCTTGGAGGCCTGTATGTCGATTTcctgaaaatgttttttcagatattgtttgcataatttaacAGTAATTCTctagagtgttttttttattggaaaattattgACAAAATTTTGCATTCAAAACCCAATTCACCAAATTTTAAACGcaattcattttaatattcatttttgaTCATTTCAAAATCTGATTGGGCAAGTGCTGGATTTGAATACcttctttaaaaatatttttaatttttaaagattCTGATAATTTTTTGACGAAACACTATTGGGAAGTAGAAATTCGATTTTCTGTGCCATGCGTTCCTGGACGTAATTCCTAAGCAGGTTTGTGACTCTTGCTGAgctttggttttgattttacaAATTACGAACGTTTCATATGTTTACTGTTGTGTAAACTTACCAACATATGACTAATTCTAACGAATTCTTTAACATTTTACGTTATAAAAAAACGAGATCTAGCAAAAACATTTCGTGAGATGTGAGATTGTCTCCTATTCCCATCACTTTTCCACCTTTCGTGACGTTGTGCAATTGCAGAACTCAACGCAACGCAACGTACCGGCAAGAAGTCGTAGTTCGCTCACAGCTGTTTGAGTAGTGAAAGTGGAAACAAATTTAACTCACCTATCATGCAGGAAGGGACACACTGCAAAACTGCATTGCACCGTGATCGGAAGCTAAACACAGCCGCGagatgatgttgctgatcaTGCGGAAGCTAGCTACTAAAAGTCGTTGTGCATAGGGTTTAATGATTATTGGGCTGTTGCGTTGATCGATGATACTATCATTAAGCAATTTATCTTTTACTAGGCTTCACATGCGGAAGTTTCCGCTTATCTGCAGAATGGAATTTTGCTGGTTCAATAAGCAGCTTCTAATTTGTAATACTGGAACAAACGCAACATTTTTATCACAAGAAAGCCCAGCATTTCACATACCGAATTTgct
The DNA window shown above is from Anopheles funestus chromosome 3RL, idAnoFuneDA-416_04, whole genome shotgun sequence and carries:
- the LOC125772046 gene encoding vitamin K-dependent gamma-carboxylase — encoded protein: MTTTEGPSGISSNEIQTNAPKINHPEDAKTGSVFRGLNSLLRSATGHDAQCFTSFDAFVHRCMYRRVDGAALGVARALFGLAMLIDIPEERAGGDLDLRWGEPRDCRFPLIHSMEPPPSLPKMGIIYGLMWAGALGIMLGYRFRTSAAIFTGTYWYIFLLDKSAWNNHSYLYGLLGTIFLFTDANRCWSIDALQTASEEQTVPFWNYFILKFQFFVLYFVAGLKKLCREWLSGYAMTNLSYHWVFFPFRALLGPKLTDLLIVHWFGCIFDTTVVFFLIYGPTRRVATLFASAFHLMNSRLFHIGMFPWVCLSQLPLYYSFSWPRSILFANNAQISLKNEHTQEESWERVGHPENKRKHNHHRRKWTMVTMLAYCSLQLFLPYSHFLTKGYNNWTNGLYGYSWDMMVHAWDTIMIGIRVVDRQNPERVHYVEPFAFTDNDRWTKHADMAVQFARCIERNIQQEAPKIWTTATGPSSIGVPAHPNVSIYFDIWCSMNGRFQQRIFNPNVDILQAPWSPFEPVEWVLPLLHQFSALRDTLIRRKTDEVLGWSNHSDVLFIADFPGLTLRNYVGEDLYNVSLTVLQGTVRYEASLDEDVPKSSEILHTGQSASLPAGTFHAIETIGGKPSCYMYTYVNRTKELEASRNGADAISNPPAMLPLGDELLHRWENFVRFLQHVGNSLLYELYGVPMPRRLKELFADG
- the LOC125772053 gene encoding uncharacterized protein LOC125772053 produces the protein MLGNGEVNMRSVSGHEVAARKWVSVIKSEGRMRRAVPLVVQCLLLLIVTDRASAISYRKDTGFVTDGMDQFVFREPSASARDPPSGEQFTPMYTHINPQVKRSGRVRFSDNPDTAPFNGGVKNNFFGTGSVASGGSSPAGSPFVHRDRDSDQFYTVGASIQFAGSGGDTITPPPPIAPVNSQQKPKRKKNKYKYVANDKIYNAGDGSEQGQFSPYATYGESQRYSYPLQGNYLTPNGARPQGAQYDPTMINYPELQKQQYPFSIGTQFPGSNYYNSQQQTVPGGGTGPYNPYQYQYPGTYASDSPYTNNPYQQGFYPPQPQQQIPSSSGFGQPPNAQSILGVLQSIFNFAPGTFGSLTPAPTRPPGTAFSNPQGPASSFGGVGGQLRQALDNISENDELQCVPKLVCMMSRSSSGQGFSSYVNRGLLSTILSAVPDSSPWLKFSRAALLGYGIGANSCDAYYPKCPKDEMEILYYLNNHRGGFFRFFSNGEQGQQQQQQQYG